The genomic window GCCGGCCCGACCGCGCGGAACCGGGTGCTGCCGTCCGGGTCGTGGACGACGTCCTCGGCCCGCCAGTCGGCCCCGGGGACGTCGGCACAGGTGACCGTCGTGACCGGGACGGTCGCCTCGGCCGCAAGCCGGCGGCCGTGGTCGCCGTCCACGCAGACCACCGCGCGGCGGCAGCGCTTGGGGGTGAACAGGCTGGCCTTGGCCCGGAAGTAGTCCTCGAGGTCGCCGTGGAAGTCCAGGTGGTCCTGGGACAGGTTGGTGAACCCGGCCACGTCGAACACCAGGCCGTCGACCCGGCCGAGCGCCAGCGCGTGGCTGGACACCTCCAGGGCCGCGGCGGTGCAGCCGCGTTCGACCATGAGCGCGAGCAGCGCCTGGACGTCGGGGGCCTCGGGGGTGGTGCGCACGCTCGGCAGCACGTCGTCCCCGACCCGGGTCTCGACGGTGCCGACCAGCCCGGTGCGGTGGCCGGCCGCCCGCAGCCCGGCGTCCAGCAGGTAGGCGGTCGTGGTCTTGCCGTTGGTCCCGGTCACCCCGAGCACGGTCAGCCGGTGCGCCGGCTGACCGTAGACCACCGCAGCGAGCGCCCCGAGGGCGCTCCTCGGGTCGTCGACGACGAGCAGCGGGAGGGCCACCTCCGCGGTGGTGCAGCGGCGGGCGCCGTCCGGGTCGGTGAGCACCGCGGCGGCGCCGCGGGCTGCGGCCTGCCCGGCGAAGTCGGCCCCGTGGGCGCGGCTGCCCGGCAGCGCCGCGTACAGGTCGCCGGGACGGACGTCGCGGCTGTCCAGCGTCACCCCGGTGACCGCGACCCGCTGGGCGTCGCCGGCCACGGCCGCCCCAGCCAGGGACTCGGCCAGCTCGGCCAGCGGGGTGGCCGGCACCGCCGGGCGCGGCGGGTGCGGCGCCTGGCCGGGGTCGGGGGCTGGAACAGGCACGTCGCGAGGCTACCGGTCAGGGCGCGGTGATCCGCAGACGTGGCGGCGTGGTCCCGGTGGGCGGGATCTGCAGCGTCTGCAGCGCGAACGACATGACGTCCTTGAACACCGGGCCGGCCAGCCGGCCACCGAAATGCCCGTTCTTCGGGTTCTGCAGGGTCACCGCGACGACCAGCCGAGGCGCGTCGGCGGGGGCGAACCCGATGAACGACGCCGTGTAGCCGCGGTAGCAGCCGCAGCTGGAGTCGATCCGGTTCGCCGTCCCCGTCTTGCCGGCCACCCGGTAGCCGGGGATCCGGGCCATCGGAGCGGTGCCCTCGTCGGAGACGACGCTCTCCAGCATCGCGCGCACCTCGGCGGCGGTGGTCGCGCTGACCACCCGGGTCTTGGTGGGTGCGGGAGCCGGGGTGAAGACCCCGTTGGGGCCGGTGCTGCCGGCCACCAGCGAGGGCCGCACCCGCACGCCGTCGTTCGCGATGGTCGCGTACACCGACGCGGCCTGCACCGCGTTCACGGCCAGGCCCTGGCCGAACGCGATGGTCTCGAACTGGGCCGTGGACCACGAGCTGGGCGGGCTGAGCAGCCCGGGGCTCTCCCCGGGGAAGTCCAGGCCGGGGGGGTCGCCGATGCCGAACTTCTTCAGGTACGTGTAGAGCTTGTTCGGGCCGAGGGTCTCGGCCGCCAGCATGGTGCCCATGTTGCTGGAGCGGGCCAGGACGCCGGTGAGGGTGAGCTTCCACTGACCGTGCGGCACGTCGTCGTGGAAGGTGCGCCCGCCGCGGCTGAGCGACGACGGCACGACGATGGTGCTGTTCGGGGTGAGCTTGCCCTCCTGGATCACCGCGGACATGGTCATGATCTTGCTGGTGGAGCCCGGCTCGTAGACGTCGGACAGGGCCCGGTTGCCGCGGTCGGCTGGGGCCGCCGCCCCCGGGTCGGCCGGGTCGAACGACGGTACGGTCGCCAGCGCGAGGATGGCGCCGGTGCGCGGGTCCATGACGACGACCGTGCCGCTGTCGGCCTTGGCGGCCTGCACCTGGGTGGCCAGCGCCTGCTGGGCCTCCCACTGGATGTCCCGGTCGAGGGTCAGCCGCAGGTCCACACCGGGGACCGGGTCGGTCTCCTCACTGGACGCCGAGGGGATCTCCCGACCGCCGGCGCCGGCCTCGAAGATGTGCACCCCGCTCTTGCCGGCCAGCTGCTGCTGCCAGCCCAGCTCGAGGCCGCCGAGCCCGGAGCCGTCCTGCCCCGCGAAGCCGACGACGCTGGCGGCGAGGCCGCCCGACGGGTAGTCCCGACGGCTGGTCTGCTCGCTGAAGATGCCGGGCAGGCCTAGCGCCTTGATCTGGTCCCACACCTTCGGGGTGACCTGACGGGCCACGTAGGCGAACCGCTTGGTCCCGGTCAGCCGGGACTGCAGGGTCCCCGCGTCGATGCCGACGAGCGGGGCCAGCTGGGCCGCTTCGCCGGCCGGGTCGGTGACGAGCGTCTGGTCGGTGGTGACGTCCCACGCCTCGACGCTGGTGGCCAGGACCACGCCGTGCACGTCGGTGATGTCACCGCGGACGGCGGGCAGGTCGACCGTGCGCAGCCGTCCGGCCTCGGCCTCGGCAGCGTACGCGGGGGCCTGGATGGCCTGCAGGTCCACCAGCCGGCCCACGAACAGCGAGCCGACGACGGCGGCCGTCAGCAGCGCGGCGCGCAGCCGGTGGCGGGGGTCGGCCAAGGAGAGCAGCCGGCGCCGCGGCCGGGCCGGTGGCCGCCGGGCGGGTGCCCTGCGGGCGCTCGGCGCGACCGACTGGCGGCGGGTGGAGCGGGCGGTCGAGCGGGTGCCCGGCTGGGTGGTGCGGCCGGTGCGGTCGGTGCTGCCACTGGGCCGCCCCGGCTGCCGCGGCGGCTGGCGGGTGGTGCTCACCGACCGGGCGCCGGGAGGCCGAGCACCTTGCCGGTGCGCAGGTCGAGGAACGCCGGGTTGCCGCTCGGCACCATGCCCAGGGCGGCGGCCTTGGTGGCCAGCGACTGCGGGGACTCCAGCACGGCGACCTCCTGCTGCAGCGCCTGCTCGCGGTCGGTGAGGGTGTTGATCCGCTGGGACAGGTCGTGGGCGACGAAGGACCGCTGGGCCAGCGCGGTGTTCAGCGCGAGCAGGCCGAGCAGCCCGGCCGCGAGCAGCCCGCCCACGAGGATCGCGAACGCTCCCCGAGACGGCGACAGCACCGCCGGCGGGACGGGGCGCAGCCAGCGGGTCGTGGGCGCGGCCAGCGGCGCGCGGGGCACCGCCGCGGTGCTCGTGCTCATGCGACCTCCCGGATCCGTTCGGCGGCCCGCAGCCGCACCGACGCCGCCCGCGGGTTGGCGGCCACCTCCTCGGCGGGCGCCGTCTCGGCCCCCCTGGTCAGCAGCCGCAGCCACGGCCGGTCCTGCTCGGGGACGACGGGCAGGCCGGGCGGCGCCGTCTCCTTCGCCCCCGCGGCCAGCGCCCGCTTGACCAGCCGGTCCTCGAGCGACTGGTAGGACATGACAACGATCCGCCCGCCCAGGGCCAGCGCCCGCAGCGCCGCGGGCAGCGCCGCCTCGAGGGCGGCCAGTTCGCCGTTGACCTCGATCCGCAGCGCCTGGAAGGTCCGCTTGGCCGGGTTGCCACCGGTCCGCCGGGCCGCGGCCGGGATGGCCGAGCGGACCAGGTCGACCAGCGCCCCGGTGGAGCGGAACGGCGTGCTGGCCCGCTCCCGGACGACGCGGTCGGCGATCCGATTGGCGAACCGCTCCTCGCCGTACTCCCGCAGCACCGCGGCCAGCCGGTCGGCCGGGTAGGTGTTGAGGACCTCGGCCGCCGTCAGCCCGGTGGACTGGTCCATGCGCATGTCCAGCGGTGCGTCCTGGGCGTAGGAGAAGCCCCGGTCGCGCTCGTCCAGCTGCAGGCTGGACACGCCGAGGTCGAACAGGACGCCCTGCACCCGGGGCCGGCCGAGCTCGGCCAGCACGTCCGGCAGCGCGTCGTAGACCGCGTGCACCAGGGTGAGCCGGTCGGCGAACGGCGCCAGCCGGTCGCGGGACAGGCCCAGGGCCTGCGGGTCCCGGTCCAGGCCGACCAGCCGCAGCTGAGGGAACCGGCGCAGGATCGCCTCGCTGTGCCCGCCCAGGCCGACGGTGGCGTCGACGAGGACGGCATCGGTCAGGTCCAGCGCGGGGGCCAGCAGCGTGAGGCAGCGCTCCAGGAGCACCGGCTCGTGCCGTGGCACGGGGGTCTGGGCAGACACGGGCGGGCTACAGGCCGAGGACCGTGAGCAGCGCGTGGGCCAGCACGACGACGCCGACGGTGGCCCCGACGGCGAGCAGGAACACGAACGACCCGCTGCGCGGGTCGAGCAGTCCGCTGCTCAGCACGGTGTCGAGCACCGTGGTAGGGGCGGTCTCCGTGCCCCGGTCGGTCGGCCCCGCCGCCACGCCTGTGCTCATGTTCGACCCTTCATCGATGGTGCGGTGGTCATGGACGCGTAGCCAGGTCCCCGCCCGCCCGCGAGGGGGAGGG from Actinomycetes bacterium includes these protein-coding regions:
- a CDS encoding UDP-N-acetylmuramoyl-L-alanyl-D-glutamate--2,6-diaminopimelate ligase, yielding MPVPAPDPGQAPHPPRPAVPATPLAELAESLAGAAVAGDAQRVAVTGVTLDSRDVRPGDLYAALPGSRAHGADFAGQAAARGAAAVLTDPDGARRCTTAEVALPLLVVDDPRSALGALAAVVYGQPAHRLTVLGVTGTNGKTTTAYLLDAGLRAAGHRTGLVGTVETRVGDDVLPSVRTTPEAPDVQALLALMVERGCTAAALEVSSHALALGRVDGLVFDVAGFTNLSQDHLDFHGDLEDYFRAKASLFTPKRCRRAVVCVDGDHGRRLAAEATVPVTTVTCADVPGADWRAEDVVHDPDGSTRFRAVGPAGPVEVTTGLPGAFNVANALLALAMLDAVGVSVAAAASALAGVAVPGRMERVRAGQPFSAVVDYAHTPDAVSRAIEALRPAVTGRLLVVLGCGGDRDRAKRPLMGEVAARGADLLVVTDDNPRSEEPARIRTAVLEGAMQVPDAERAEVLEVGDRRAAIEAAVGSARAGDAVLVLGKGHEPGQELADRVLPFDDRAVLREAIAGVVA
- a CDS encoding penicillin-binding protein 2, whose amino-acid sequence is MSTTRQPPRQPGRPSGSTDRTGRTTQPGTRSTARSTRRQSVAPSARRAPARRPPARPRRRLLSLADPRHRLRAALLTAAVVGSLFVGRLVDLQAIQAPAYAAEAEAGRLRTVDLPAVRGDITDVHGVVLATSVEAWDVTTDQTLVTDPAGEAAQLAPLVGIDAGTLQSRLTGTKRFAYVARQVTPKVWDQIKALGLPGIFSEQTSRRDYPSGGLAASVVGFAGQDGSGLGGLELGWQQQLAGKSGVHIFEAGAGGREIPSASSEETDPVPGVDLRLTLDRDIQWEAQQALATQVQAAKADSGTVVVMDPRTGAILALATVPSFDPADPGAAAPADRGNRALSDVYEPGSTSKIMTMSAVIQEGKLTPNSTIVVPSSLSRGGRTFHDDVPHGQWKLTLTGVLARSSNMGTMLAAETLGPNKLYTYLKKFGIGDPPGLDFPGESPGLLSPPSSWSTAQFETIAFGQGLAVNAVQAASVYATIANDGVRVRPSLVAGSTGPNGVFTPAPAPTKTRVVSATTAAEVRAMLESVVSDEGTAPMARIPGYRVAGKTGTANRIDSSCGCYRGYTASFIGFAPADAPRLVVAVTLQNPKNGHFGGRLAGPVFKDVMSFALQTLQIPPTGTTPPRLRITAP
- the rsmH gene encoding 16S rRNA (cytosine(1402)-N(4))-methyltransferase RsmH; its protein translation is MPRHEPVLLERCLTLLAPALDLTDAVLVDATVGLGGHSEAILRRFPQLRLVGLDRDPQALGLSRDRLAPFADRLTLVHAVYDALPDVLAELGRPRVQGVLFDLGVSSLQLDERDRGFSYAQDAPLDMRMDQSTGLTAAEVLNTYPADRLAAVLREYGEERFANRIADRVVRERASTPFRSTGALVDLVRSAIPAAARRTGGNPAKRTFQALRIEVNGELAALEAALPAALRALALGGRIVVMSYQSLEDRLVKRALAAGAKETAPPGLPVVPEQDRPWLRLLTRGAETAPAEEVAANPRAASVRLRAAERIREVA